The genomic DNA CTAGTTATAGCAGAAACCATAAGAGAAAGGGAGATGAACCTTCTCACTTATTTGTTGTGGGCGAACGATTAATAAAAAGCCACGTAGAAACAGGCAATATTCGAGACGTTTCCACTAACTACTTCCAACATATCAGCATACCCTCTTCTTAAAGCGCGCATTCTTGTTACAAGGTAAACTACCGGTAGTGAAATTACTATTTACAAATATACCCCTGATAAAATGGAATTAGAAAAAAATTTGGGTTCAGATTAATTGTGTAAAGTGCGGTCGAAATTCTCGGTGTTTTTCGACCGCACTTTTTTTCTACACAGCAATCTCAAAGTTAGCTTTTAACCCTAAATTCACTATAATATTTGTTCGCTAACCAAGGAGAATTCCATGCCACATGAAAATCTAATCTATGCCGTCAATGCTCACCAACTCTCCAATAACGAACAAGAAAATATTATTATCCTAATTTATGCCGCCAGTGCCGAAATCGCCAAAAATCACATTACAGTTTACCAACAACAGAACCAAATTCGATTACAGTATTCTTTTCTTCCCCTACCCCTTAATACCTATTTTCAACGCCACGCCGATGAAACATTGATTGCGCAATTAAAAACAACAGCACAAGAGTTATCGGAACAGCATCCGGTTATCATTTTCAACCCTAACCAATATCGAGAAAATGAAAAAAGCACAACGGCCTGTTTAACTAAAACCGAATTCCTGCTCAGACGAGAAGATGAACGTACGCCTTTCTTATTTCAGCCTATTCCTGACACCATTAAGCCTTACCTATGGCCGGAAGATAATTCCACCGGACAATGTTATGCCATCATTAATGCCGAAGTGAGCTTTTGGTTTCCACAGCGTTTTGAGTTGGATGATATTCATTACGCTTGTTTATTTAAGGGTGAAGAAGGAGAAAAGAGAAAAAAGACTGCGCCTTATTTGTTGCACTTACCGGAAAATCACTCTTTTGTTGAAGAACTGTGCAGTGAAAGCCCGACAGGAAAGGAGCAAGAAGACGGGTTTCAGCAATGGAATAAGCCGTTTGGCTTTTTCTTTCGCTCTCATGCCACATTTGATGAGCTGTTACACCATTTCAGAAAATTTATCTATATGCCGACCTATGACGGACGCTTGCTCTATTTTCGCTTTTATGACCCGACAGTATTGGAAGACTATTTTGACCGTTTAATGTATTACCCTAAAAAGGTCGCAACGTTTTGGGGAGGCGGGTTAATAGACTCAATTAGTTTACCTAAAGGCCATCATGTTGTGCATTATGCGCCAACAATGGATTTTGCTAAAATAACACCAGTTAAGAAGCAGTTTGATAGGTTCGAGATGAACGTCATTGTCGATGAAAGAAATGCTTCTCTGCTAACAGATTTAGTCAATGAACTGCTAGAAACCACACCTATTCTAAACGATTACTATGAAAGAGAGACCATTGAAAAAGTCGTTCAACATTGTTATCGTCTTTGCAAAACTCATGCTTTGTATCAAACTATTGATATTGGCCTGCTAGCCTTGCTAAGTTTAGCCTATGGTACTGTGATTGACAGATTAGATCCGGAAAAGAAAATTAATCAAATTTTACAAAGTGACATCACTGAACAAAAAAAACGATACCTTATAAAACAACGGATAAGCGTTCTAGAAAATAAAAATATTATCCGTAATAAATTGGGAGCAAATTTACATGGCTAATACCACTACACAACCATTCTATCATCAATTCGAAGAAGCCCACCGTTCTGAATCAACCAAGACGGGCACTGCAGCTTGTCGTACTAATATCATTATTCATCATAAAGATACACTTGATCGTCCTTTACCTGCAGGAATTATGGTCAAAGTTTATGACCAAGATGGTGGTGTTTCTTACGGTGAAATTGATAAAAATGGAGATAGTCACCATTTGAGCGTAAAGTGCGGTCTGATTTCATGGCAATTAATGAGAGGTCCTGATACAGCACCAAAATACGACCGTCATAAAAAAGACGGCAGACAGCTTACTGATAAAGATGAACAAGCATTTTTTAATGATTCAGACGGCTATGTCCTCATCAAAGCAAATGATGAAAAAACTAAAGACCCGCGATTACAACTTGCTAAACCGCTAAAAGTGTTTGTTTCGGTAAATATAACAAAAGTGAAGGCAATTTATCTTCCCCCGCCGATTCTATTGAATTTGCGTTTTCGTCAAAACAGTAAGGCGGGGTTATCAAGCAAACAACTTCAACAGATTGAAAAGGATGGTAAAACAGCCACTTTGTTTATTCATGGCTACAATGTTTCTCTTGGCCATATCGGAAAATTTCCTCAAGCGAAAGATTTTGGTAATCTTCCGGAATATTCTAATCTACCGCCTGCTGAGCAAGTTCAGCGTCCTTATCTACATTATGACAACGAGGCTATTGGTCAGTTGGTAAGAAAAGTAATCCTTGAACAAGCGAAAGAAGACGAAGAGATTCATCTCGAACGGATCTATAATGAAATCGATTTAAAAGTAAACAGCCATAAAGCCCTGGGATGGTTTCCACATGTGGAATATTATTTGAATTTAGCTGCGTCGGGCAAGCTCAATTCGGATGAACCGTTTACCGATTGGGAGAAGTATCACCGGATTATCGGCGTTACTTGGTCTGGTAGCGTCGATCCTTCCATGGTGTTTTTCAGGGCCGAAATGTATGCTAATGAGGCAGGCCGAGAACTAGCAAAGGTGTTGATAGAATTATTTAATAAAGGCATTAAAGTCAATATTATTACCCACTCGTTAGGTGCCCGAGTTGCATTAAGTGCATTGAATATTTTAGGCGATTTTGACGGAGCCTATGATGAGAAAATTGATAATCTGATTATGTGGGAAGCAGCGGTAGCCGATAATTCAATCACCAATAAATATACTCGCGTGAAAAATCCGGTGGCAATGGAGCTATTTCCTTATGCACATAAAACAGTGAAATACATTCGAGTATTGTATTCACAAGAAGATGGAGTGTTGGATGGTGATAGTCGTGGTGGAGATCAGGAATATACCGGTTTAATTGGCGGGGCTTATCCAATGAAATATTCCTCTCTAGCAAACACCACCGGTGCCTTAAAAGATTATTACTATAAGTTAAATTTAATTGGCAAGTATTATGAAACTGTAGAACAACTCCGACGGAACGTCCTAATACATCGGGGAAGCCTAAACCAGGATGACATTGCGGAATATAACAATATAGAAAACACAGCGAAAGGACGGGAAATAAAACAGAAGATTGAAAAATTACTGGTGGAAGAAGCCAATAAAGTATCTTCCGATTTAGAGAAGCCATTAAACTATTTGAAACCTTGGAGCCATTATCGTCGTTTCCGTCCTGAGGATGAGTATTTTAAACATATTATTGATGTGCTGACTTACCAGGTGTTTAACAATTGGACGATTTATATAAAAAATATGTGGGTACGCTCTGCGTTGGGACATCAGGGGAACCGGTTGTCAGTTAGGGGAATAGGGTTTAAAAATAAAGAATTATCAAAGCGTCAACAAGAGGAAGGGTTTGATAAATTTATTGCCGATAACACTAGCAATAATGGAGAAAATAAAAAATTCTGGTTTTGGGATCAGAGTAATTATTTCATTTCGCACTCGGCAATGCGGGAATGGGAGTGGAAAGCATTAGATAGCCAAAAAGTTTTCCCTGATATTTATAAAGAAAGTTATAAAAACCAAATTATTGATAGATGGATTAAAAAGAATTCAAATTTTGGGAGATACTAAAAAATGAGTACTAGGCTAAAATTAAGAGTTATTGTATTAGCTGTTATTCTATTCGTTATTTTATTTGCTATATATAAATATTTCAGCACTGCGCCGGTACTTTCGTTAAGCGTTTCCAGCGACGGGCGTTATGTTATTAGTGCTCATGCTGCGCAAGATGCAGATCGTCATAAGCCTATTGGTCAGCTAGTATTATGGGATATTGAGAGAAAGGAAAAGACAATACTTGCCAGGGATGCTAATGCTTTTAGTGCAGCGTTTATTCCCGATAGTCACGAATTTATGTGGCAAGACAGAAAAAATATCGTACATATTCAAAATGTTGAAGGAAAAGAAATAGAAAGTTTTCCACATTTTCAGGTTAAGACTCATATTATGTCGGCAGATAAGCAATTTTATCTTTCCTCCAATATGGAAGATAACGGACAACTATACAAAGGTTATGGAAAAGATTTAGTACCAGTTTATACCGATGGAAGTTTCCCTTTCCCATTAACTTTATCAATGAGTAAAGACTATTTTTTATCTGCAACTGCAGCTTGTTCAGTTGGCGATTATCCTGTTGCGGAAACTAACCTAACAGAAAACCCAATTAATCCTAACAGCAGTAAAAAAGGAAGTTATGATGAAATTACTTTATGGAATAGGCATACTCTAAAGCCAGTCGCTAAATTAAATGGAAATTGTGGAAAGACTACAGGTTTAATTAGCCCTAATGGTGATTGGGTAGTAACTGGTGGAGAGAATTTTGGGAATTTTATGTGGGAAGTCAATAATCTTAATAACCGGCAAAATCTAGCTCATGTTAATGATGTTTTCTATAGAAGTAATGAAAAAAAATTACAAGAATATAAAAGAAAAGCTTTACCTAAACCGCATAAATTTAAAGATAAACAAATTACTTTAAATCATACGGTTGCTATTGCATTCGTAACCGAGAAAGATTTTATTTTATTAGGCGAAAGTAGCAGTGATGATGGATTTGGCGATGAATTAGCCCGTTTATTTACTGTCGGTGATCCTTGGTTTAAAGCTTATGTAGAAATCGGCAACGACCCGAGTATCTCAACAAATTACTATCAGAGAAACCTCAGCGTCTCCTCTTCCCCGAAAGCCCATATTCTCGTCACCGGGCAAGCCACCGGCGGCGGAATTAATGTGTATAAATATCATCCTGAGAAAATGGAATTAGAGAAAATCTGGGTGGCAGATTAAATGTTAAAAGTGCGGTTCAAATTTTTGGGGGGATTGACCGCACTTTTTATTATTGAGAGATTGCATGAAAAGTAAATTAACAATTATTAGCTTTATCGTTGCTACTACAATATTACTAGTATTTTTTCGTCAGCATACGGATCCTGTTATTTCGTTAAGTGTTTCAACCGATGGACGTTATGTCATTAGTGCTCATGTTACGGAAGATGCCGATAGACATAAACCTATTGGTCAGTTGGTGTTATGGGATATTGAGAAAAAGGAAAAGACAATACTTGCCCGAAATGCCAATGCGTTTAGTGCCTTTTTTATTCCTGATAGCCATCAGTTTATGTGACAGGATAATAAAAATATTGTGCATATTCAAAATGTTGAAGGAAAAGAAATAGAAAATTTCCCACATTTTCAAGTTAAAACTCATATTATGTCAGCAGATAAACAATTTTATCTTTCCTCTAATATGGAAGATAACGGGCAGCTTTATAAAGGGTATGGAAAAGATTTAATACCAGTTTATACCGATGGAAGTTTCCCTTTCCCATTAACTTTGTCAATGAGTAAAGATTATTTTTTATCAGCTACTGAAACATGTACAACATCACCTGATCCTGTGGCAGATACAAATTTGACGATCAATCCGGTAAATCCTGATAGCAGTAAAAAAAGCAGCTATACCGGAGTGACTTTATGGGACAGATATACCTTGAAACCGGTAGCCCGTCTTTATGGAAATTGTGGATATACTACGGGGTTAATTAGCCCTAATGGTGATTGGGTAGTGACGGGCGGCGAAAATTTTGGGAATTATATGTGGGAAATTCATAACATTATGAATAGACAACGTCTATCATTAAAGTTTGATAATATTCCCGAAAAATTGCAAGAAAAACAAATTACGAAAATCAGTGTCATTGCTTATGCTTTTGTTACAGATACAGAATTTGTTGCAGTGAGACAAAGTGGTAATTATGACGGTTATGGCGATGAAATTGCTGCTGTCTATAGTGTAGGCGAACCTCAAATTAAAGGATATGTAGAAATCGGCAACGACCCGAGTATCTCAACAAATTACTATCAGAGAAACCTCAGCATCTCCTCTTCACCAAAAGCTCATATTCTCGTCACCGGGCAAGCGACCGGTGGTGGAATTAATGTGTATAAATATCACCCTGAGAAAATGGAATTAGAGAAAATCTGGGTGGCAGATTAAGAGTTAAAAGTGCGGTCAGAATTCTCGGTGTTTTTCGACCGCACTTTTTTTCCGGATTACCGAAGGGATTATTGAGGAAATAAATGATAACATTACTAAAACTGTTTTTCTTATTCGGCTTATTAATATCAACTGTCGGTTGCAATGCAACAAGTGGGGTGGCCTCTCTAGGAGTCTCTAGTGACGGACAATATATCATTACAGCACACGGTAGAGATGAATTAGTGTTATGGGACGTTGCTAAAAAGGAGAAAAAACTGCTGGCTAAAAACGCCAACCCTTATAGTGCTTATTTTATTCCTGACAGCCATGAATTTATGTGGCAGGACACCAATAACATAGTGCATATTCAGAACGTAAGTGGACAGGAAGTTAAACAATTCCCTCATTTTGAAACGGAAGGTCATATTATTACAGCGGATAAACGTTTTTATCTTTCCGCAGATACGTGGGGAAAATTGTATAAAGGGTATGGCGATAATTTAGTTCCTGTTTATACTGATGAACCGATTGCCCCTAGTCAACCTTATACTTTATCCATTCATGGCAATTATATTTTATCTACTTATGACACGATTACAGGTAGAAATGATCCGCCTGCTGAAACGAATCTAACTGCTAATCCGGTCAATCCCGATATACACAAAAAAAGCAGTTATGCCGGTGTGACTTTATGGGATAAAACGACTCTGAAACCCATCGCTAGATTATGGGGAAATTCGGGGCGTACGACTGGAAGAATTAGTCCAGACGGAAAATGGGTTGTTACAGGAAGTGATAATCACGTCAAACTTATGTGGGAAATAAATAATTTGAACCGACTATACATGTTAATTGATCTTGATGGTATTTATAATGAGAAAACAGGTTACCTAGATAATAGTAATGTCCCACCAAAACCTGAGAAATTTAAAAATAAACAAATTACTCTATCAAATACCTCAGCTGTTGCATTTGTTAGCGATAAAGACTTCATCTTATTTCCTCGTAATAATAAAGATGAGTTAGCTTTACTTTATAAAGCTGGATCTGAGGAAATACAGGGTTATGTCGAAATCGGACGAAATCCACCTATTTCAACAGGAAATCTAAGTATTGCCTCATCACCTAAAGCACATATTTTAGTCACGGGACAAGGTGGAAAAGGCGGTATTAACGTATATCGTTATCACCCTGCAACCAAAGAATTAGAAAAAATCTGGGTGGCGGATTAATCAATAATCTAATGCAAGGATAAAGTTACTATGAAAACACTAATTCCAGACGATGAAATAAAGCGATTAATCAACATAATTGGTGGTGAAAATAATATAAAAGGAATTAAACTTAAATTATGGAGTTTATATATTTCATTTAATGATTCTCAAAAAGTTGATATTGAAGGCGTTAAGGCTCTACCATTTGTTCTCAATATTATCGTGGGTGATAGTCAAATTGAAATTAGTTGCAAAGATAATGAACAAGATAATTATTTGTTTGATTATTTTATAAACAATCACCAAATAAACACTCTGCAAGGTGCAACAGAAAGAATATTAAAAAAAATCCTTATTATAATAGCCATAGCTCTTTTGTTACTTTTTGTATTTCAAGCATTTCTAGAGTCATTAGTCTCAAGAATTAATAATTAAACATGATTTATACTATTAAAAGATGACAGTATGGTCAGAATTCCAAATGTTTTTGGATTGGAAAACAATCTGAAAATTGACCGCACTTTTTCATCCTTTAGGCAGTACTAAATCTTAATAAATCACTATCAACACAAAGGAAAAAAAATTATGAAATTTTACCGATTTATAACCACATTACTTACCGTAGCAACCCTAAGTGGATGCGCAACAGCTATGTTTTGGCATGGAAATAATCCAAATGAATCTAAAGAGGTACAACAAACAGTCGCTAAAGATAAAATCTATTCATTTGCTGTAGTGAATAAAAATAATAGCCAGCTTCCGGAAGGTAGCTTAGTGATGATTGGAGAAAAATATTGGTTTGTAATCAACCCTAATGACTCAGCTCAATTAATCAATATTTTAAATATTAAGTTAGATAAACCATTTCAGATAACAGAAATGGCGAACCCTTCAGAAAACACTCATAACAAAGCATTGCCCGTTACACTCACTTCTCTTGATAGTCCTGATTTTAAATCAAGTTTATGTTTGCGCTATGATTCCTCTAATGAGGAAGAAATTACTAAGTTAAAAAAGCTTGAATTCGAAGCCAATGATATAAATAACAAAAATGCTTATACCCGTTGCGTTAATGCGAGCGGAAAATATTATAGTACACCACAAAAAATAGTGTCAGATTATCAATTTAAACAACCTATACCCGTCAATATTTATTATATTACGACTAAAAAAGGCCTTAACGTAGCTAAAGTAGCCGGTAATATTTTATTAACGCCTTTCACATTAGCATTTGATGCAGCAGGAGGAATATTTCTATTACCCATTTATTTCAATATGGAAAATTGGAATTAATAAGTTAGAAATAGAAAAATGCGGTCAAAATTCTTCGTGTTTTTTGACCGCACTTTTTACTGTTACTTCTTATGAACACACCACCTTAATCGCTAAACCGCCTTGGGAGGTTTCGCGGTATTTGGCGTTCATGTCCTTACCCGTTTCGTACATGGTTTCGATAACTTTATCAAGGGTCACGCGCGGAGTGGTAGTACGACGTAAGGCCATGCGGCTGGCGTTAATGGCTTTAACTGAGGCAATAGCGTTACGTTCGATACAAGGCACTTGAACTTGCCCTCCTACCGGGTCACAGGTGAGACCAAGGTTATGCTCCATGGCAATCTCTGCGGCGATACACACTTGTTCCGGGCTTCCTCCAAGAATTTCTGATAAACCGGCTGCCGCCATGGAGCAAGCTACACCGACTTCGCCCTGACATCCCACTTCCGCACCGGAAATGGAAGCGTTCATTTTATATAAAGACCCGATCATGCCGCAGGTTAATAAATAACGTTCAACAATTTCGTTAGTCAATGGACCGACAAACTTTTCGTAATAAGCCAACACTGCCGGAACAATGCCACAGGCTCCATTCGTCGGCGCAGTGACCACTCGTCCGCCAGCTGCATTTTCTTCATTCACCGCTAAGGCAAACATATTAACCCAGTCGATAACCCGCATCGGATCGTTAGATAACTCGTTGTTCGCTTTTAGCATTCGATATAAGGTAGCGGCACGTCGGGCGACTTTCAATGGCCCCGGCAACACCCCTTCCGTATGCAAACCATGATTAATACAATCTTTCATGGTTTTCCATACTTGATGTAAATGCGCTTCCAATTCTGCTTTACTGTGTAAAGCCAGTTCATTTTTCATCATCAAACTGGACAAGGAAAGCCCGCTTTCTTGACAATGACGCAAAATATCCGCCGCGTGCTCATAAGGATAAGGCACTTCGATTTTATTTTCTTCTTGTTGGTTGAAATGCGCTTCATCAACAATAAAACCGCCGCCAATGGAATAGTACGTTTGCTTGTACAATACTTCTTTGTCGTCCAATGCGGTAATACTCATCCCGTTTTCATGTAATGGCAAGAAAGTTTGATGGAAAATCATATCTGTTGCCGGATCAAACTTGGCAACATGTTTCCCTTCGGCCAGCGCCAATTTGGCAGTTTCATTTACATTGGCAATAAACCCTGGAATGCCTTCAATATCAACGTTATGTGGTAAGTAACCGGCTAAACCCATGATAATCGCAATATCGGTACCGTGACCGTGACCGGTCATGGATAATGAACCGTAAACATCCACATGAATTTGAGTGACTTTTTCCAGTAGCTCACGTTCAATTAAATCATCAATAAATTGTTTGCCGGCTTTCATCGGCCCAACGGTATGCGAACTGGATGGACCGATACCGATTTTAAACATATCAAAAACGCTAATCATATTTTACTCACTACCGTGCCTTACGCCTCAAAGGCATAAGGCACATTCGTTAGAATCAGGACAAAGGAAGCGCATTCTACGCTTATTTTTAAAATAATCCATAGACCACAGCAGAAATTGCAATGGAGCCCATTACCACGACAAAAATATTACTTAATTTGCCTTTATAACGACGCATAGCAGGAACGTTATGAATAGCATACATTGGCATGATAAATAGGATCATCGCAATGATTGGACCGCCAAGGGATTCAATCAAACCTAAAATACTTGGATTGATGACGGCCACCGCCCAAAGGGTTAATAAGAAGAAAAGTGCGGTGCCATAATTTAATTTTTTACGGTTAATGGTTTTGTTATCCGTCATTTTTAAATATAACCCTTCCAAACCTTCACGAGCACCTAAATAGTGACCGAAGAATGAACTGGTAATCGCCAAAAATGCTACCAACGGACCGAAGTAAGAAATGTACGGATTGTCAAATTTATTGGCAAGATAAGACAAGATACTGATATTTTGCGCTTTTGCTTCTGCAAGCTCCGCCGGTGTTAAGGTCAACACACAACTGAACACGAACAACATAACAAACAACAACAGAATCGTAGCGGTACCTTTTAAGGTCTTACTCGCATGTTTTTCTGCTAATTCAGGATCTTTATATTCCCGTTGTTGGGATAATGAAAAAGCGGAAATCGCCGGAGAGTGGTTAAATGAAAACACCAATACCGGAATCGTCAGCCATAATGTAACAATAAAGCCTTTCGCCGTTGGCGCTTCTTGCAATACTGACATATTCCAATGTGGAATTAAATAAATGGAAAGTACAAATAAAATCAACACTAATGGATAAACCAATAATTCAGTGATTTTCAACATGACTTTCTCATTCATCAACATAATGGAAATTAATGTGGCAATCAGCACAAATGATAGCAACACCCGGTTCGGTGACGGCATACCTAATTGGTGTACGATAAACGAATCTACAGTGTTAGTAATACCGTTGCCATAAATTAATAAAATCGGGAAAATCGCAAAGAAATACAATAAAGTGATTAATTTACCGGCAGTTTTACCAAAATGCTCTTCTACTACTTCGGTAATATCACTACCCGGTTTAGCGGAAGATAGGACAAAGCGAGAAA from Aggregatibacter aphrophilus ATCC 33389 includes the following:
- a CDS encoding DUF4123 domain-containing protein, coding for MPHENLIYAVNAHQLSNNEQENIIILIYAASAEIAKNHITVYQQQNQIRLQYSFLPLPLNTYFQRHADETLIAQLKTTAQELSEQHPVIIFNPNQYRENEKSTTACLTKTEFLLRREDERTPFLFQPIPDTIKPYLWPEDNSTGQCYAIINAEVSFWFPQRFELDDIHYACLFKGEEGEKRKKTAPYLLHLPENHSFVEELCSESPTGKEQEDGFQQWNKPFGFFFRSHATFDELLHHFRKFIYMPTYDGRLLYFRFYDPTVLEDYFDRLMYYPKKVATFWGGGLIDSISLPKGHHVVHYAPTMDFAKITPVKKQFDRFEMNVIVDERNASLLTDLVNELLETTPILNDYYERETIEKVVQHCYRLCKTHALYQTIDIGLLALLSLAYGTVIDRLDPEKKINQILQSDITEQKKRYLIKQRISVLENKNIIRNKLGANLHG
- a CDS encoding alpha/beta hydrolase, which produces MANTTTQPFYHQFEEAHRSESTKTGTAACRTNIIIHHKDTLDRPLPAGIMVKVYDQDGGVSYGEIDKNGDSHHLSVKCGLISWQLMRGPDTAPKYDRHKKDGRQLTDKDEQAFFNDSDGYVLIKANDEKTKDPRLQLAKPLKVFVSVNITKVKAIYLPPPILLNLRFRQNSKAGLSSKQLQQIEKDGKTATLFIHGYNVSLGHIGKFPQAKDFGNLPEYSNLPPAEQVQRPYLHYDNEAIGQLVRKVILEQAKEDEEIHLERIYNEIDLKVNSHKALGWFPHVEYYLNLAASGKLNSDEPFTDWEKYHRIIGVTWSGSVDPSMVFFRAEMYANEAGRELAKVLIELFNKGIKVNIITHSLGARVALSALNILGDFDGAYDEKIDNLIMWEAAVADNSITNKYTRVKNPVAMELFPYAHKTVKYIRVLYSQEDGVLDGDSRGGDQEYTGLIGGAYPMKYSSLANTTGALKDYYYKLNLIGKYYETVEQLRRNVLIHRGSLNQDDIAEYNNIENTAKGREIKQKIEKLLVEEANKVSSDLEKPLNYLKPWSHYRRFRPEDEYFKHIIDVLTYQVFNNWTIYIKNMWVRSALGHQGNRLSVRGIGFKNKELSKRQQEEGFDKFIADNTSNNGENKKFWFWDQSNYFISHSAMREWEWKALDSQKVFPDIYKESYKNQIIDRWIKKNSNFGRY
- a CDS encoding WD40 repeat domain-containing protein, which produces MSTRLKLRVIVLAVILFVILFAIYKYFSTAPVLSLSVSSDGRYVISAHAAQDADRHKPIGQLVLWDIERKEKTILARDANAFSAAFIPDSHEFMWQDRKNIVHIQNVEGKEIESFPHFQVKTHIMSADKQFYLSSNMEDNGQLYKGYGKDLVPVYTDGSFPFPLTLSMSKDYFLSATAACSVGDYPVAETNLTENPINPNSSKKGSYDEITLWNRHTLKPVAKLNGNCGKTTGLISPNGDWVVTGGENFGNFMWEVNNLNNRQNLAHVNDVFYRSNEKKLQEYKRKALPKPHKFKDKQITLNHTVAIAFVTEKDFILLGESSSDDGFGDELARLFTVGDPWFKAYVEIGNDPSISTNYYQRNLSVSSSPKAHILVTGQATGGGINVYKYHPEKMELEKIWVAD
- a CDS encoding WD40 repeat domain-containing protein, coding for MITLLKLFFLFGLLISTVGCNATSGVASLGVSSDGQYIITAHGRDELVLWDVAKKEKKLLAKNANPYSAYFIPDSHEFMWQDTNNIVHIQNVSGQEVKQFPHFETEGHIITADKRFYLSADTWGKLYKGYGDNLVPVYTDEPIAPSQPYTLSIHGNYILSTYDTITGRNDPPAETNLTANPVNPDIHKKSSYAGVTLWDKTTLKPIARLWGNSGRTTGRISPDGKWVVTGSDNHVKLMWEINNLNRLYMLIDLDGIYNEKTGYLDNSNVPPKPEKFKNKQITLSNTSAVAFVSDKDFILFPRNNKDELALLYKAGSEEIQGYVEIGRNPPISTGNLSIASSPKAHILVTGQGGKGGINVYRYHPATKELEKIWVAD
- a CDS encoding membrane protein, producing the protein MKFYRFITTLLTVATLSGCATAMFWHGNNPNESKEVQQTVAKDKIYSFAVVNKNNSQLPEGSLVMIGEKYWFVINPNDSAQLINILNIKLDKPFQITEMANPSENTHNKALPVTLTSLDSPDFKSSLCLRYDSSNEEEITKLKKLEFEANDINNKNAYTRCVNASGKYYSTPQKIVSDYQFKQPIPVNIYYITTKKGLNVAKVAGNILLTPFTLAFDAAGGIFLLPIYFNMENWN
- a CDS encoding L-serine ammonia-lyase, coding for MISVFDMFKIGIGPSSSHTVGPMKAGKQFIDDLIERELLEKVTQIHVDVYGSLSMTGHGHGTDIAIIMGLAGYLPHNVDIEGIPGFIANVNETAKLALAEGKHVAKFDPATDMIFHQTFLPLHENGMSITALDDKEVLYKQTYYSIGGGFIVDEAHFNQQEENKIEVPYPYEHAADILRHCQESGLSLSSLMMKNELALHSKAELEAHLHQVWKTMKDCINHGLHTEGVLPGPLKVARRAATLYRMLKANNELSNDPMRVIDWVNMFALAVNEENAAGGRVVTAPTNGACGIVPAVLAYYEKFVGPLTNEIVERYLLTCGMIGSLYKMNASISGAEVGCQGEVGVACSMAAAGLSEILGGSPEQVCIAAEIAMEHNLGLTCDPVGGQVQVPCIERNAIASVKAINASRMALRRTTTPRVTLDKVIETMYETGKDMNAKYRETSQGGLAIKVVCS
- a CDS encoding HAAAP family serine/threonine permease, translated to MSNQNNKWRKFDIVWMLNLFGTAVGAGVLFLPINAGMGGFWPLVVMAFLVGPMTYLAHRGLSRFVLSSAKPGSDITEVVEEHFGKTAGKLITLLYFFAIFPILLIYGNGITNTVDSFIVHQLGMPSPNRVLLSFVLIATLISIMLMNEKVMLKITELLVYPLVLILFVLSIYLIPHWNMSVLQEAPTAKGFIVTLWLTIPVLVFSFNHSPAISAFSLSQQREYKDPELAEKHASKTLKGTATILLLFVMLFVFSCVLTLTPAELAEAKAQNISILSYLANKFDNPYISYFGPLVAFLAITSSFFGHYLGAREGLEGLYLKMTDNKTINRKKLNYGTALFFLLTLWAVAVINPSILGLIESLGGPIIAMILFIMPMYAIHNVPAMRRYKGKLSNIFVVVMGSIAISAVVYGLF